One genomic window of Moorella glycerini includes the following:
- a CDS encoding slipin family protein, whose product MENFISLIALFVIVASIVSSSVRIVQEYERGVIFRLGRYVGVRGPGLFFLIPLIERMQKVDLRTVTMDVPAQEAITKDNVTVKVNAVVYFRVIEPANAVIKVLDHVRATSQLAQTTLRSVLGQSDLDELLAHREQINQRLQQIIDEGTEPWGVKVSLVEIRDVELPQSMQRAMAAQAEAERERRAKIIHADGEFQAAEKLAEAARIISTQPASLQLRYLQTLTEIASDKSNILVFPVPMDLFKAITERLGDK is encoded by the coding sequence GTGGAAAATTTTATTTCCCTCATTGCCCTTTTTGTTATTGTAGCCAGCATAGTTTCTTCTTCTGTCCGCATCGTTCAAGAATACGAAAGGGGAGTAATTTTTCGCCTGGGCCGCTATGTCGGCGTGCGGGGTCCGGGACTCTTCTTTTTAATACCCCTCATTGAACGCATGCAGAAGGTGGATTTACGGACGGTGACCATGGACGTACCGGCCCAGGAGGCTATAACCAAGGATAACGTTACCGTAAAGGTAAATGCAGTGGTGTATTTCCGGGTTATTGAGCCGGCTAACGCCGTTATCAAAGTCCTGGACCATGTCCGCGCTACTTCCCAGCTGGCCCAGACCACCCTGCGGAGCGTTCTGGGACAGTCAGACCTGGACGAGCTCCTGGCCCACCGGGAGCAGATAAACCAGCGCCTGCAGCAGATCATTGATGAGGGCACGGAGCCATGGGGAGTTAAGGTGAGCCTTGTAGAAATACGCGATGTAGAGTTACCCCAGAGTATGCAGCGGGCTATGGCCGCCCAGGCTGAGGCGGAAAGGGAACGTAGGGCTAAGATTATCCACGCCGACGGGGAGTTCCAGGCCGCTGAAAAGCTGGCCGAGGCGGCACGGATCATTTCTACCCAGCCGGCTTCTTTACAGCTGCGATATTTGCAGACCCTAACGGAGATCGCCTCCGATAAAAGCAACATCCTTGTCTTCCCCGTACCCATGGATTTGTTTAAGGCTATTACAGAGCGCTTGGGGGACAAATAG
- the ltrA gene encoding group II intron reverse transcriptase/maturase, with product MEQVVARENMLAALKRVERNGGAPGVDGIPTERLRDQIRAEWPRIREELLAGTYRPKPVRRVEIPKPGGGKRMLGIPTVMDRLIQQALLQVLTPIFEPQFSEASYGFRPGRKAHDAVKKARQYVEEGYEWAVDLDIEKYFDRVNHDILMARVARKVADKRVLTLIRRYLQAGVMVNGVVMETAEGTPQGGPLSPLLANILLDDLDKELEKRGHKFVRYADDCNIYVKSKRAGERVMASIRNFLQERLKLKINEQKSAVDRPWKLKFLGFSMYKHKAGVILIRLAPQTIDRVKTKIREITARNKPLKMAERIERLNAYLGGWIGYFALADTPSIFKNLESWTRRRLRMCLWKQWKRVRTRYRELRALGLPEWVVHEFANARKGLWRMAHGPMNRALGNAYWQSQGLMSLTERYSYLRQAW from the coding sequence ATGGAGCAGGTGGTGGCCAGGGAGAACATGCTGGCCGCGCTGAAACGGGTAGAGCGGAACGGAGGCGCGCCCGGTGTGGACGGCATCCCGACCGAACGGTTGCGGGACCAAATACGCGCCGAGTGGCCGCGCATCCGGGAAGAACTGCTCGCGGGAACCTACAGACCGAAGCCCGTGCGCCGGGTCGAAATCCCGAAACCCGGGGGAGGCAAACGGATGTTAGGGATACCCACCGTAATGGACCGCCTAATCCAGCAGGCCCTCCTGCAAGTATTGACGCCCATCTTCGAACCGCAGTTCTCAGAGGCCAGCTACGGGTTCCGTCCCGGAAGGAAAGCCCATGATGCGGTAAAGAAGGCGCGGCAATACGTAGAAGAAGGATACGAATGGGCCGTGGACCTGGACATCGAGAAATACTTCGACCGGGTAAACCACGACATCCTCATGGCCCGGGTGGCCCGGAAAGTGGCAGATAAGAGGGTACTTACCCTTATCCGCCGCTATCTCCAGGCAGGCGTCATGGTAAACGGAGTGGTCATGGAGACGGCAGAAGGAACGCCCCAGGGCGGACCCTTAAGCCCGTTATTGGCCAACATACTCCTGGACGACCTGGACAAAGAACTGGAAAAGAGGGGCCACAAGTTCGTCCGTTACGCCGATGACTGCAACATCTACGTCAAAAGCAAACGGGCAGGAGAAAGGGTCATGGCCAGTATCCGCAACTTCCTGCAGGAGCGGTTGAAGCTCAAGATCAACGAGCAGAAGAGCGCGGTAGACCGGCCGTGGAAGCTGAAATTTCTGGGGTTCAGCATGTACAAACACAAGGCAGGAGTAATCCTTATCCGCCTGGCGCCGCAGACCATCGACCGGGTGAAAACGAAAATCCGGGAGATAACCGCCCGGAATAAACCCTTAAAGATGGCCGAGCGCATAGAGCGCCTGAACGCCTACCTGGGCGGCTGGATAGGGTACTTCGCCCTGGCCGACACGCCCAGCATCTTTAAGAACTTAGAAAGCTGGACGCGGCGGAGGCTGCGCATGTGTCTCTGGAAGCAGTGGAAGCGAGTACGGACCAGGTACCGCGAACTACGCGCATTGGGATTGCCGGAATGGGTAGTGCATGAATTCGCCAATGCCCGCAAAGGGCTGTGGCGGATGGCCCATGGGCCAATGAATAGAGCCCTGGGCAATGCCTACTGGCAATCCCAGGGCCTGATGAGCTTAACCGAGCGCTATTCTTATCTTCGTCAAGCTTGGTGA
- a CDS encoding NfeD family protein: MELYHPGAVFPGIVGGIGLLLGLYALGSLDAQFGGVLLIVLGLGLLAAEAFVVSHGLLAGGGMVSFILGSLMLFGGGSPDLRLNIGLIAVTAVCMAAFIAFLLGAVIKARGRPVVTGRESLVGTIGKALTDLRPEGIILAEGERWHAESLEPVTAGQRVVILEVEGLKVKVKKADEG; this comes from the coding sequence ATGGAATTATATCATCCCGGGGCTGTTTTTCCGGGAATTGTCGGTGGGATAGGTTTGTTGCTTGGTCTTTACGCCCTGGGCAGCCTTGACGCTCAGTTCGGCGGTGTATTGCTGATCGTCCTTGGGTTAGGATTGCTGGCTGCGGAAGCTTTTGTCGTAAGCCATGGACTGCTGGCGGGAGGCGGTATGGTTTCTTTTATTCTGGGGTCGCTAATGCTTTTTGGCGGCGGGTCGCCGGACCTGCGGCTAAATATCGGCCTGATAGCAGTGACGGCCGTATGCATGGCGGCCTTTATTGCCTTCCTCCTGGGAGCCGTAATAAAAGCACGAGGGCGACCTGTGGTAACAGGTCGGGAAAGCCTTGTGGGGACTATTGGTAAAGCCCTAACCGATCTCCGTCCGGAAGGAATAATTTTGGCAGAAGGCGAGAGGTGGCACGCAGAAAGCTTGGAACCCGTTACAGCAGGCCAAAGGGTGGTTATATTAGAGGTAGAAGGTTTGAAGGTTAAAGTAAAAAAAGCCGATGAAGGCTAA